The following proteins come from a genomic window of Candidatus Bipolaricaulis sibiricus:
- a CDS encoding LSU ribosomal protein L4p (L1e), which produces MPNVRMYRFNDAAAEPVEAAVSASVFGVPVSTDLLHRAVRVQLLNRRQGTAATKTRGEVSGGGRKPWAQKHTGRARHGSTRSPIWRHGGVTFGPQPREWSLGLPARMRRRALSAALSARCEAGMVWMIDEVAFERPRTKDAIALLARLSCPAKTLVVVAPDEHVVPVTKSFSNIPGVTCLRSDAVTVYDVLAHDGLLLTQRAVQALEERVSHG; this is translated from the coding sequence ATGCCTAACGTTCGCATGTACCGGTTCAACGATGCCGCGGCCGAACCCGTTGAGGCCGCAGTTTCGGCTTCGGTGTTCGGTGTTCCCGTCTCCACCGACCTCCTGCACCGCGCAGTGCGAGTGCAATTGCTGAATCGGCGCCAAGGCACCGCGGCTACGAAGACGAGGGGTGAGGTGTCCGGCGGAGGGCGGAAGCCGTGGGCCCAAAAGCACACCGGACGCGCGCGCCACGGCTCCACGCGGTCGCCGATCTGGCGTCACGGTGGAGTGACGTTTGGGCCCCAGCCTCGAGAGTGGTCGCTGGGATTGCCGGCGCGGATGCGACGACGAGCGTTGTCTGCCGCGTTGTCCGCGCGGTGCGAGGCTGGCATGGTCTGGATGATCGACGAGGTGGCGTTCGAGCGCCCGCGGACCAAGGACGCGATCGCTCTTCTGGCCAGGCTGTCGTGTCCAGCCAAGACGCTTGTGGTGGTGGCCCCCGACGAACACGTGGTTCCGGTTACGAAGTCGTTCAGCAACATCCCGGGGGTGACGTGCCTGCGATCCGATGCGGTCACGGTGTACGATGTCCTCGCTCACGATGGGCTTCTTCTCACCCAGCGGGCGGTCCAGGCGTTGGAAGAGAGGGTGAGCCATGGCTGA
- a CDS encoding SSU ribosomal protein S19p (S15e) → MARSKKKGPFVAPDVLTKLGKLKRGEITEIVTWSRSSMITPEMVGVTIRVHNGRTHVPVRVTEAMIGHRLGEFAPTRVFRGHGGVKKKVAVPK, encoded by the coding sequence GTGGCGCGCTCGAAGAAGAAGGGCCCTTTTGTGGCTCCCGACGTTCTGACGAAGCTGGGGAAGCTGAAGCGCGGGGAGATCACGGAGATCGTCACCTGGTCGCGCAGCTCGATGATCACGCCCGAGATGGTGGGGGTCACGATTCGTGTCCACAACGGGCGCACGCACGTCCCGGTGCGCGTCACCGAGGCGATGATCGGGCATCGGTTGGGGGAGTTTGCTCCGACCCGCGTGTTCCGCGGCCACGGCGGCGTGAAGAAGAAGGTTGCGGTTCCGAAGTGA
- a CDS encoding LSU ribosomal protein L22p (L17e), whose translation MREAVARARFMRVSPLKARLVINEIRGKPVDEARRILAMSPKKASRLIRKVLDSAVANAQHNFELDVDKLSVVRAVVDEGPRIRRLNPRAFGRADIIRRAMAHITVAVAEKEE comes from the coding sequence ATGCGGGAAGCGGTAGCCAGGGCGCGGTTCATGCGGGTGTCTCCCCTCAAGGCACGGCTCGTGATCAACGAGATCCGGGGCAAGCCGGTGGACGAGGCGCGGCGGATCTTGGCGATGTCTCCCAAGAAGGCCAGCCGCCTCATCCGCAAGGTGCTGGACTCGGCAGTGGCCAATGCCCAACACAACTTCGAGCTGGACGTCGACAAGCTGTCGGTGGTACGGGCGGTGGTCGATGAGGGACCGCGCATCCGACGGCTGAACCCGCGGGCGTTCGGGCGGGCCGACATCATCCGGCGGGCAATGGCCCACATCACCGTGGCCGTGGCGGAGAAGGAGGAGTAG
- a CDS encoding LSU ribosomal protein L2p (L8e), with protein MGLKKLKPVTSGQRHAVVPDYKELTRKGPEKGLVAPLSRSVGRNNQGRITCRHKGSGHKRRYRWVDFAREKHGVPARVAAVEYDPNRSAWITLLHYRDGEKRYILAPLELQVGDTVEAGEHAEPKPGNALPLERIPAGTFVHNVELRPGSRGKVARAAGTAAQLLGREEDRAILRLPSGEIRVFALGCMATVGRVSNPDHKNVRHGKAGRVRHLGVRPSVRGVAMGADDHPHGGGEGRTGEGRPSKTPWGKLARGVPTRKNKASDGKILKRRK; from the coding sequence ATGGGCCTGAAGAAGCTCAAGCCGGTTACGTCAGGTCAGCGCCATGCCGTGGTGCCGGACTACAAGGAGCTGACGCGCAAGGGTCCTGAGAAAGGGCTCGTCGCACCTCTGTCCCGCAGCGTGGGGCGCAACAACCAGGGGCGAATCACGTGTCGCCACAAGGGGAGTGGGCACAAGCGTCGCTACCGGTGGGTGGACTTCGCCCGCGAGAAGCACGGGGTGCCGGCGCGCGTGGCGGCAGTCGAGTACGACCCCAACCGGTCGGCGTGGATCACCCTTCTCCACTACCGGGACGGTGAGAAGCGGTACATCCTTGCCCCGCTCGAGCTTCAGGTCGGGGACACGGTGGAGGCAGGCGAGCACGCCGAGCCGAAGCCGGGCAACGCCCTCCCACTGGAGCGGATCCCGGCGGGAACGTTCGTTCACAACGTGGAGCTGCGTCCCGGTTCGCGGGGCAAGGTCGCCCGCGCTGCGGGGACCGCTGCCCAGCTGCTGGGACGAGAGGAAGATCGTGCCATTCTGCGACTCCCATCGGGGGAGATCCGCGTGTTCGCCCTGGGGTGCATGGCCACGGTTGGCCGGGTGAGCAATCCGGACCACAAGAACGTGCGACATGGGAAGGCAGGCCGCGTGCGTCACCTCGGTGTTCGGCCCAGCGTGCGGGGCGTGGCGATGGGGGCAGATGACCATCCGCACGGCGGCGGCGAAGGCCGTACGGGAGAGGGGCGACCCTCGAAGACGCCGTGGGGAAAGCTCGCCCGTGGCGTCCCCACGCGGAAGAACAAGGCGAGCGATGGCAAGATCCTCAAGAGGAGGAAGTGA
- a CDS encoding LSU ribosomal protein L23p (L23Ae), producing MAEREIHLEDVVLRPVLSEKTWRGMEDGKYTFEVAADAGKNEIRSAVEGLFGVKVARVWVMNRSGKPRRTRMDRRHGRTRGERRAIVKLAPGHKIDIVG from the coding sequence ATGGCTGAGCGCGAGATCCATCTCGAAGACGTGGTCCTCCGCCCGGTTCTCTCCGAGAAGACGTGGCGGGGCATGGAGGATGGGAAGTACACGTTTGAGGTCGCGGCCGATGCGGGGAAGAACGAAATCCGCTCGGCGGTGGAAGGTCTGTTCGGGGTCAAGGTGGCGCGGGTCTGGGTGATGAACCGCTCGGGGAAGCCCCGTCGGACCCGCATGGACCGCCGCCATGGGCGCACGCGGGGCGAACGGCGAGCGATCGTCAAGCTTGCCCCCGGTCACAAGATCGACATCGTGGGGTGA